One genomic segment of Rhizobium viscosum includes these proteins:
- a CDS encoding sensor histidine kinase codes for MSSNPTAKKPETGSTEDQEERIKRFLATASHDLQSPLRHIAMYAEMLLDDLEPTLDSEQLQSLRMIMDKAQTAQRLTKALMSLAGTTPQITIGEVRLTDVAQEAWKQSLEEFPVSGATLDADNLPLIRSDAALLTIVLRHLFSNALTYHGAAAPHVTLTATREGADWRIIIADNGCGIEPAYREKIFDAFWKLPKAGSVPGPGLGLTTTRDLLGAFGGDIRLDHSDESGSRFAIRLPA; via the coding sequence ATGTCTTCCAACCCGACGGCGAAAAAGCCGGAAACCGGTTCCACCGAGGATCAGGAGGAGCGTATCAAACGCTTCCTCGCGACCGCCTCGCACGACCTGCAATCGCCGCTCCGCCATATCGCCATGTATGCGGAAATGCTGCTCGACGATCTGGAGCCGACGCTCGACAGTGAACAGCTGCAGAGCCTCAGGATGATTATGGACAAGGCCCAGACGGCGCAGCGGCTGACCAAGGCATTGATGAGCCTTGCGGGAACGACGCCGCAGATCACCATCGGCGAGGTGCGCCTCACCGATGTCGCGCAAGAGGCCTGGAAGCAGTCGCTGGAGGAATTTCCAGTGAGCGGCGCAACACTTGATGCGGACAATCTGCCTCTCATCCGCAGCGATGCCGCACTTCTGACCATTGTTCTGAGGCACCTCTTCTCAAATGCGCTGACATATCATGGCGCTGCAGCGCCGCATGTCACCCTGACAGCCACACGGGAAGGTGCGGATTGGCGCATCATCATTGCCGACAATGGCTGCGGCATCGAACCTGCCTACCGGGAGAAGATCTTCGATGCCTTCTGGAAGCTGCCGAAAGCCGGCAGCGTGCCAGGGCCGGGGCTTGGCTTGACGACCACGCGGGACCTGCTCGGCGCGTTCGGCGGCGACATCAGGCTCGACCATTCCGATGAGAGCGGCAGCCGCTTTGCGATCCGCCTGCCGGCTTAG
- a CDS encoding response regulator encodes MSILFYVDDSGDDLFYLEYIRKKQQVDVDLFCFSTAQAAIEALEERLERGEGVPDILIADLYMPLDSGSGLIARLRQDDRFSAMQLGVCSGSDAVEDRERALAAGADFYLEKPLDFARIGRNL; translated from the coding sequence ATGTCGATCTTGTTTTACGTCGACGATAGCGGAGATGACCTCTTCTATCTCGAATATATCCGAAAGAAACAACAGGTAGATGTTGATCTATTCTGCTTTTCCACCGCACAAGCTGCAATCGAGGCGCTTGAGGAGCGTCTGGAACGAGGCGAAGGCGTTCCGGATATACTGATCGCCGATCTCTACATGCCCCTCGACAGCGGCAGCGGTCTGATCGCGCGACTGCGACAGGATGATCGCTTTTCCGCCATGCAGCTCGGCGTCTGCAGCGGTTCGGATGCGGTGGAGGACCGAGAACGCGCGCTTGCCGCCGGCGCCGATTTCTACCTGGAGAAGCCGTTGGACTTTGCCAGGATCGGCAGAAATCTTTGA
- a CDS encoding response regulator → MSAEATRRNAVKVLFVDDEFIEFRSLKKKIADLSEPRVDIEYSQSIGDALDKIKAARFDLILLDNRLLPNADFRETVPELRGIGYTGPIGVVSTDISGNYFQEFPDYGVDFRIGKDEIDVQTLQHIIREYVTYDVPDFWKDDYSI, encoded by the coding sequence ATGAGTGCGGAAGCAACGCGCAGGAATGCGGTAAAGGTATTGTTCGTCGATGACGAGTTTATCGAATTCCGTTCGCTCAAAAAGAAGATCGCCGATCTCTCCGAACCACGTGTCGATATCGAATATTCTCAATCGATCGGCGATGCGCTGGACAAGATAAAGGCCGCTCGCTTCGATCTCATCCTTCTCGACAACCGCCTGTTGCCGAATGCGGATTTTCGCGAGACCGTGCCTGAACTCAGGGGCATCGGCTATACCGGCCCGATCGGTGTCGTCTCGACCGATATATCAGGTAACTATTTCCAGGAATTCCCGGATTACGGTGTCGATTTCCGCATCGGCAAAGATGAGATCGACGTCCAGACGCTACAGCACATCATTCGAGAATACGTAACCTATGATGTTCCGGATTTCTGGAAGGATGACTACAGCATCTGA
- a CDS encoding VOC family protein has protein sequence MASGIHHITLITRKVQANVDFYAGFLGMRLVKQTAGFEDATQLHLFYGDAEGTPGSLVTFLVWEDGAPGRAGYGQVSEMSLAIDPSSIGYWLTRAMRFGFRSEGPADEFGEPALRLKDPDNVIVKLAGAKDLKSPAVWDGSDVPVEHAVQRVRGATMLTEKPAESRHFIESHFGYRFQANRGTIDRLVSQSGDIIDVRDARGFWSGAPGTGTIDHVAFRADDDEAVLAVHKTLEKENASATNLHDRKYFRSLYAREPGGTLIELATNQPGMMVDEPKATLGTKLFIPPKDSITNLSDLKVVLPQFSMPGQPRINYRDLPFIHRFYTPPDPDGSVFVLLHGSGGNETTLMPLLNKVAPRATLLGVRGRATEEGFPRWYKRITPFSFDQDDIKNEAEAFAAFIEGAVKSYGLDPKKVVYVGYSNGANLLNSLLYLHPNLVHKAVLLRSMPVLSAYPHADLKGTDLLVISGKMDAYGKYAGELEERLKTSGATVDSDVIPGGHDLGDADVPIIQKWLLQENKLQGTQ, from the coding sequence ATGGCTTCAGGCATACACCATATCACGCTGATCACTCGCAAGGTGCAGGCGAATGTGGATTTCTATGCCGGATTCCTCGGGATGCGGCTCGTCAAGCAGACGGCCGGCTTCGAGGACGCCACACAGCTTCATCTCTTCTATGGCGACGCCGAAGGCACTCCGGGCTCGCTCGTCACCTTCCTCGTCTGGGAGGATGGAGCGCCCGGCCGTGCTGGATACGGTCAGGTCAGCGAAATGTCGCTGGCGATCGATCCCTCCAGCATCGGTTACTGGCTGACGCGTGCCATGCGCTTCGGCTTCCGCTCGGAAGGCCCCGCGGACGAGTTCGGCGAGCCGGCGCTGCGGTTGAAGGACCCCGACAATGTCATCGTCAAGCTTGCCGGCGCCAAGGATCTGAAATCGCCGGCCGTGTGGGACGGCAGCGATGTGCCGGTCGAGCATGCCGTGCAGCGCGTGCGGGGCGCGACCATGTTGACCGAAAAGCCAGCAGAGAGCCGCCATTTCATCGAAAGCCATTTCGGGTACAGGTTCCAGGCAAATCGTGGCACGATCGACCGCCTCGTCTCGCAGTCGGGCGATATCATCGACGTCCGCGATGCGCGTGGCTTCTGGTCCGGCGCGCCGGGAACCGGCACGATCGACCATGTGGCTTTCCGCGCAGATGACGACGAAGCCGTGCTTGCCGTCCACAAGACACTCGAAAAGGAAAATGCATCGGCGACCAATCTGCACGATCGCAAATACTTCCGCTCGCTCTATGCCCGTGAGCCCGGCGGTACGCTGATAGAGCTTGCCACCAACCAGCCGGGCATGATGGTGGATGAGCCGAAAGCTACACTCGGGACCAAGCTCTTCATTCCGCCGAAGGATTCGATCACCAATCTCAGCGACCTGAAAGTCGTGCTGCCGCAATTTTCCATGCCCGGCCAGCCGCGTATCAATTATCGCGACCTGCCTTTCATCCATCGTTTCTATACCCCGCCCGATCCAGACGGCAGCGTCTTCGTGCTACTACATGGCTCCGGCGGCAACGAGACGACACTGATGCCGCTGCTGAACAAGGTTGCTCCGCGCGCCACCCTTCTCGGTGTGCGTGGGCGGGCGACCGAGGAAGGCTTCCCGCGCTGGTACAAGCGCATCACGCCCTTCTCCTTTGACCAGGACGACATCAAGAACGAAGCCGAAGCCTTTGCCGCCTTCATCGAAGGTGCGGTCAAATCCTATGGCCTCGATCCGAAGAAGGTTGTCTATGTCGGCTATTCCAATGGCGCGAACCTTTTGAATTCGCTGCTCTACCTGCATCCGAATCTCGTGCACAAGGCTGTGCTGCTGCGTTCGATGCCGGTCCTCAGCGCTTATCCGCATGCCGATCTGAAAGGCACGGATCTGCTCGTCATCAGCGGCAAGATGGATGCCTATGGCAAATATGCGGGCGAGCTGGAAGAGCGGCTGAAGACGTCGGGCGCAACCGTCGATTCCGACGTCATCCCCGGCGGTCACGATCTCGGCGATGCCGACGTGCCGATCATTCAGAAATGGCTGCTGCAGGAAAACAAACTGCAGGGAACCCAGTAA
- a CDS encoding response regulator transcription factor has product MTSAAAVPFHAGPELSRAINRTDFFRLLKAAAQHYDFDNFTLARISEAATPFSERDVVITNVAERRMSLFVKTLKEALGTAKARTAQFLTTPVHGKSAALEGYPSDLVFNEFSGNTFLFIPLFTPEGRRYCLVLSGQRQEPDQGEVADILLDAMRIFDKLYEEILTQEISGRLTQRETEIVKWTSEGKTSAEIAIILGLSEHTVNSHITAAVRKLDAVNRVHMVAIALRNGLVS; this is encoded by the coding sequence ATGACCAGTGCTGCCGCAGTTCCCTTTCATGCCGGTCCGGAACTTAGCCGGGCTATCAATCGCACGGATTTTTTTCGCCTCCTGAAGGCGGCCGCACAGCATTACGATTTCGACAATTTTACCCTGGCGCGCATCTCGGAGGCTGCAACTCCTTTCAGCGAACGTGATGTCGTCATTACCAATGTCGCCGAACGACGCATGAGCCTCTTTGTCAAGACTCTCAAGGAAGCGCTCGGAACTGCCAAGGCACGGACGGCGCAGTTTTTGACGACGCCAGTGCATGGAAAAAGTGCAGCGTTAGAAGGCTACCCGTCAGACCTCGTCTTCAATGAATTCAGCGGCAACACATTCCTTTTCATTCCACTGTTTACGCCGGAAGGACGTCGCTACTGCCTAGTGCTCAGCGGCCAGCGTCAGGAGCCGGACCAGGGCGAGGTGGCCGATATTCTGCTCGATGCGATGCGCATCTTCGACAAGCTCTATGAGGAAATCCTGACGCAGGAAATATCCGGTCGGCTCACGCAGCGCGAAACCGAAATCGTCAAATGGACGAGCGAAGGCAAGACCTCTGCGGAGATTGCCATTATCCTTGGCCTTTCGGAACACACAGTCAATTCCCATATCACGGCCGCAGTCAGGAAGCTTGATGCCGTCAACCGCGTTCATATGGTGGCGATTGCGTTGCGAAACGGTCTGGTTTCGTGA
- a CDS encoding sensor histidine kinase, translating to MVALVIGYLLVLLGLTALTGWLLEVEIIISIVPGFPSMAFNTAICFVLSGIGLATSMETGKPNRIVPVIACGLAALLSAVRLTEIITLGRTIHNVDVFLTQFFISPSFVEQIGGGMGPNTALIFLISNLSILFTLYGKELHGQLVQELTSYIAITLGMIALAGYVTNAEQGYRWGPYAAMALPTAIGLVAFGCGLLARSWWMLPTNRAQIPLWIPASICFTGVIVDLYTPLGVANGILYVPLVLTALWFGNRNAPIFFAFVCTVLILLGFFAVNHAENEYWREATNRSITAATLWLIAILVFYFMRNSQHLETERIRFSALVRNTPDAVIAIDEVGRILSFNPAAESMFGYTSQEAIGNNIKMLMPEPYHSEHDAYLGNYRRTGEERIIGTTRMVSGRRRNGVVFPIDLSVSAVVAGSGKTFVGIVRDISERMRQEERMKTTLTQLEEYTADLERSNHDLDEFAYIASHDLKEPLRGLHNHSRFLLEDYEEKLDEDGVRRLNRLVRLSQRMEKLVNDLLYFSRIGRQQLAVKRTDIGSIVRDVVATMELFLEERHAKVVIDGVLPEVVCDAPRLTEVFRNLVTNAIKYNDKPVPLVSVGYLERYVGKDGTTARNVFYVKDNGKGIPQEFYEDIFRIFKRLEKSQDSEDGTGAGLTFVRKIIGRHNGEIWLESDVGIGTTFYFTLGRKREGQNAAA from the coding sequence ATGGTCGCGCTTGTCATCGGCTACCTGCTGGTCCTGCTCGGCCTAACGGCGCTGACCGGGTGGCTGCTGGAGGTCGAAATCATCATCTCGATCGTGCCCGGCTTTCCGTCCATGGCATTCAATACCGCCATCTGCTTCGTGCTGTCGGGTATCGGGCTTGCCACGTCGATGGAGACAGGCAAACCTAACCGCATCGTGCCCGTCATTGCTTGCGGCCTTGCTGCCCTGCTTTCCGCGGTGCGCCTGACAGAGATCATCACGCTCGGCCGAACGATACATAATGTCGATGTGTTCCTGACGCAGTTTTTCATCTCTCCAAGTTTTGTCGAACAGATCGGCGGCGGCATGGGGCCGAACACGGCGCTGATCTTCCTGATATCAAATCTTTCCATTCTCTTTACGCTCTATGGGAAGGAGCTGCACGGCCAGCTCGTGCAGGAACTCACCAGCTATATCGCGATCACGCTCGGCATGATCGCGCTTGCCGGATACGTCACCAATGCAGAACAGGGATATCGCTGGGGTCCCTATGCCGCGATGGCCCTGCCTACGGCTATCGGTCTGGTGGCTTTCGGTTGCGGGCTTCTTGCCAGATCCTGGTGGATGTTGCCAACCAACAGAGCACAGATCCCTCTCTGGATACCGGCATCGATCTGTTTTACCGGCGTTATCGTCGATCTCTATACGCCGCTTGGCGTGGCAAACGGTATTCTCTATGTCCCGCTCGTGCTGACGGCGCTCTGGTTCGGCAATCGCAACGCACCGATCTTCTTCGCTTTTGTCTGCACCGTCCTGATCCTGCTCGGCTTCTTCGCCGTCAACCACGCTGAGAACGAATACTGGCGGGAAGCCACCAATCGCTCAATCACGGCGGCGACGCTCTGGCTGATTGCCATTCTCGTCTTCTATTTCATGCGCAACAGCCAGCACCTGGAAACCGAACGAATCCGATTCAGCGCGCTGGTGCGCAATACGCCTGACGCCGTAATCGCCATCGACGAAGTGGGGCGAATCTTGAGCTTCAATCCGGCTGCCGAGAGCATGTTCGGCTATACATCGCAGGAAGCGATCGGCAACAACATCAAGATGCTGATGCCGGAACCCTATCATTCCGAACATGACGCCTATCTCGGCAATTACCGGCGGACCGGCGAGGAACGCATCATCGGCACGACGCGTATGGTTTCCGGCCGACGCAGGAACGGCGTGGTCTTCCCGATCGACCTCTCGGTCAGCGCCGTCGTCGCCGGCTCGGGCAAGACCTTCGTCGGCATCGTGCGCGATATCAGCGAGCGCATGCGGCAAGAAGAGCGGATGAAGACGACGCTTACCCAGCTTGAGGAATACACAGCGGATCTCGAACGCTCCAACCATGATCTCGATGAGTTCGCCTATATCGCCTCGCATGATCTCAAAGAACCGCTGCGCGGCCTGCACAATCATTCGCGTTTTCTGCTCGAAGATTACGAGGAGAAGCTCGATGAAGACGGCGTACGCCGGCTCAATCGGCTCGTCCGGCTCAGTCAGCGCATGGAAAAGCTTGTCAACGATCTTCTTTATTTCTCACGCATCGGTCGCCAGCAGCTCGCGGTCAAAAGGACCGATATCGGTTCGATCGTCCGCGACGTCGTCGCTACCATGGAGCTTTTTCTGGAGGAGCGGCATGCGAAGGTCGTCATCGACGGCGTGCTGCCGGAGGTCGTCTGCGATGCGCCGCGCCTGACCGAGGTATTCCGCAACCTCGTCACCAATGCCATCAAATACAACGATAAGCCCGTGCCGCTCGTCAGCGTCGGCTATCTGGAACGCTATGTCGGCAAGGACGGAACGACGGCCCGCAACGTCTTCTACGTGAAAGACAACGGCAAGGGCATACCCCAAGAATTCTACGAGGATATTTTCCGCATTTTCAAACGGCTCGAAAAATCGCAGGATTCGGAGGACGGCACCGGCGCAGGGCTCACCTTCGTGCGCAAGATCATCGGGCGTCACAATGGTGAGATATGGCTGGAGTCGGACGTCGGCATCGGCACGACGTTTTATTTTACCCTGGGAAGGAAACGCGAGGGCCAGAATGCTGCTGCGTGA
- the secD gene encoding protein translocase subunit SecD — MRNSPWLVFTYTVIIVLGLLIALPNALPQSVLQRIPSWLPHSQVSLGLDLRGGSHLVLEVDEADLTKERLNSLLQDTRRVLREKNIQPKSVVRNNNNIVVSLADPSQSDAAVTQLRTLGNVISSGISAGQSDLAVTADGGNITIGFSPAGIATNVDNAVTQSLEVIRQRVDQVGVAEPTIQRIGANRILVQLPGAQDPSRLRELLGSTAKMSFHMLAPNGQAGPGVTIMKDDEGNSYPVLDRVEISGDRLSDARVSFDQNQQPVVTFRFDSAGATRFADITRQNVGNPFAIVLDDKVLSAPVIREPITGGSGQISGNFTTDSANTLAAMLRAGALPAKLTVIEERTVGADLGADAIRMGLYAGVVGFVLVAAFIFVLYGTWGILANIALLIHTILTFSALTLVGATLTLPGIAGVVLGIGLAVDANVLINERIREETRKGKSAFAAIDTGFRRAYSTIIDGNMTALIAAAILFWFGSGPVRGFAVTMALGLIISMFTSVAFVRVTMIEITRRRKMKVLNIKPLIPFSPYDKHIQFMKARFFGVTVSALLSVASIALFIYPGLNYGVDFRGGIQMSVKTQDAADLGRFREGLNGLGIGEVALQSFGDNKTMLVRAQRQEGGEEAQTAAVTKLKAEIVKIDPSATVTGTDVIGPKVSGELAWAGILSVVIASLAMLFYIWYRFEWPFAVGAIVTLILDVTKAIGFFALTGLDFNLTAIAAILTLVGYSVNDKVVVYDRMRENMRLYKSMPLREIIDKSINETLARSLYTNATAFLSLLPMAIWGGSAVESFAIPMAFGILVAAASSIFIAAPILLFLGDWRRRHAKAAAASNDAAVEIIPPDAGQPRKTAG, encoded by the coding sequence ATGCGCAATTCACCATGGCTGGTGTTCACCTATACGGTGATCATCGTGCTCGGCCTGTTGATCGCCCTGCCGAACGCGCTGCCGCAGAGCGTGCTGCAGCGCATCCCTTCCTGGCTGCCGCACAGCCAGGTCTCCCTCGGCCTCGACCTTCGCGGCGGCTCGCATCTCGTGCTTGAGGTGGACGAAGCCGACCTCACGAAGGAGCGCCTGAATTCGCTGCTGCAGGACACACGCCGCGTGCTGCGCGAAAAGAACATCCAGCCGAAGTCGGTTGTCCGCAACAATAACAACATCGTTGTTTCGCTCGCCGACCCGTCGCAGAGCGATGCGGCCGTCACCCAGCTTCGCACGCTCGGCAATGTGATCTCCAGCGGCATCAGCGCCGGCCAGTCGGACCTTGCGGTCACGGCCGACGGCGGCAACATCACCATCGGCTTCTCGCCGGCCGGTATTGCAACCAATGTCGACAATGCGGTCACGCAGAGCCTTGAAGTCATCCGCCAGCGCGTCGACCAGGTCGGCGTTGCCGAGCCGACGATCCAGCGCATCGGCGCCAACCGCATTCTCGTCCAGCTTCCGGGCGCGCAGGATCCGTCCCGCCTCCGTGAACTTCTCGGCTCCACCGCCAAGATGTCCTTCCACATGCTCGCCCCGAACGGCCAGGCCGGCCCGGGCGTCACGATCATGAAGGACGACGAGGGTAACTCCTATCCTGTTCTCGACCGCGTCGAAATTTCCGGCGACCGCCTCTCGGATGCCCGCGTCAGCTTCGACCAGAACCAGCAGCCGGTCGTCACCTTCCGCTTCGACAGCGCCGGTGCAACCCGCTTTGCCGATATTACACGTCAGAACGTCGGCAACCCCTTCGCGATCGTCCTCGACGATAAGGTGCTGAGCGCGCCCGTCATCCGCGAGCCGATCACTGGTGGTTCGGGCCAGATCTCCGGCAACTTCACCACCGACAGCGCCAACACGCTGGCGGCCATGCTGCGTGCCGGCGCCCTGCCCGCCAAGCTGACCGTGATCGAAGAACGCACCGTCGGCGCCGACCTCGGCGCGGATGCGATCCGCATGGGCCTCTATGCTGGCGTGGTCGGCTTCGTGCTCGTCGCCGCCTTCATCTTCGTGCTCTACGGTACCTGGGGCATTCTCGCCAATATCGCGCTTCTCATCCACACGATCCTGACCTTCTCGGCGCTGACACTTGTCGGCGCGACCCTGACGCTGCCCGGCATCGCCGGCGTCGTGCTCGGCATCGGCCTTGCGGTCGACGCGAACGTCCTGATCAACGAGCGCATCCGTGAAGAAACGCGTAAGGGCAAGAGTGCCTTTGCGGCGATCGATACCGGCTTCCGCCGCGCCTACTCGACCATTATCGACGGTAACATGACGGCGCTGATCGCTGCCGCCATCCTATTCTGGTTCGGCTCCGGCCCGGTTCGCGGCTTTGCCGTGACCATGGCGCTCGGCCTGATCATCTCGATGTTCACCTCGGTCGCCTTCGTGCGCGTCACGATGATCGAGATCACCCGTCGCCGGAAGATGAAGGTCCTGAATATCAAGCCGCTGATCCCCTTCAGCCCCTACGACAAGCATATCCAATTCATGAAGGCGCGCTTCTTCGGCGTAACCGTCTCCGCGCTGCTGTCGGTCGCTTCGATCGCCCTCTTCATCTATCCGGGCCTCAACTACGGCGTTGACTTCCGTGGCGGTATCCAGATGTCGGTGAAGACGCAGGACGCTGCCGATCTCGGCCGCTTCCGTGAAGGTCTGAACGGCCTTGGCATCGGCGAAGTTGCGCTGCAGTCCTTCGGCGACAACAAGACCATGCTGGTGCGCGCACAGCGCCAGGAGGGTGGTGAAGAGGCGCAGACCGCAGCCGTCACCAAGCTCAAGGCCGAGATCGTCAAGATCGACCCGTCGGCGACCGTGACCGGTACCGACGTCATCGGTCCGAAGGTTTCCGGCGAGCTTGCCTGGGCCGGTATCCTGTCGGTCGTCATCGCCAGCCTCGCGATGCTGTTCTACATCTGGTACCGCTTCGAATGGCCGTTCGCGGTCGGCGCTATCGTCACCCTCATACTCGACGTGACCAAAGCGATCGGCTTCTTCGCGCTGACGGGGCTCGACTTCAACCTGACGGCCATCGCGGCGATCCTGACGCTGGTCGGTTATTCGGTGAACGACAAGGTCGTCGTCTACGACCGCATGCGTGAAAACATGCGTCTCTACAAGTCAATGCCGCTGCGCGAAATCATCGACAAGTCAATCAACGAGACGCTGGCTCGAAGCCTCTACACCAATGCGACGGCCTTTCTCTCGCTGTTGCCGATGGCGATCTGGGGCGGCAGCGCGGTCGAGAGCTTCGCTATTCCGATGGCATTCGGCATTCTCGTTGCCGCAGCATCCTCGATCTTCATCGCGGCACCGATCCTGCTCTTCCTCGGCGACTGGCGCCGCCGCCACGCCAAGGCAGCCGCAGCTTCGAACGATGCAGCCGTGGAAATCATTCCGCCGGATGCAGGTCAGCCGCGCAAGACCGCAGGCTGA
- a CDS encoding response regulator: MAEECSVLIIDDNIDDREFYRRMLARVSGTNYTVIEAESGEEGIALNHQRRPQCILLDFSLPGRDGLGVLSEILAQDAAANVVMLTGQGNETVAVEVMKGGARDYLTKDALSPETLHRCIQNALMHGALEAKLEQKRQSLEIFTRAMAHDLKEPLRTIKSFSRILHGSAELPAEDRELLDYILSAADHMEDLIVKVSGFTRLEVSSELELKPVPLSAVLDQVEHNLHQQIESRQAIIIRGQLPEVMGDATLLIQLLQNLVSNAIRYCENTVPEVRVSAIADRGICRLTVADNGPGIDPDHRELIFQPFKRLVGRGIEGTGLGLAICRRIAQLHGGSIWCEAKTGRGATFLLEVPLAKISGDQPVIRGQPQTAKASDHMTESRGRLAEVLLVEDSPADIQLLKIKLMRREKVNFNLHVATNGREAMRLLEQRAGVPDEPQIDLMLLDINMPIMDGFEVLNALSADQRLNRIPVCVLSTSSDESDMQRAKDLGALAYMVKPPTLQQLEEALEEVDTLELLPRGDALVLFAEQN, encoded by the coding sequence TTGGCGGAAGAATGCAGCGTTCTCATCATCGACGACAACATAGACGACCGGGAATTTTATCGCCGCATGCTGGCGCGCGTCTCCGGCACGAACTATACGGTCATCGAGGCCGAGAGCGGTGAAGAGGGCATTGCCCTCAACCACCAGAGGCGCCCGCAGTGCATATTGCTCGATTTTTCGCTTCCCGGCCGTGACGGGCTTGGCGTGCTCTCGGAAATCCTCGCCCAGGATGCTGCCGCCAATGTGGTGATGCTGACTGGCCAGGGCAACGAGACTGTTGCCGTCGAGGTCATGAAGGGCGGCGCGCGTGACTACCTCACCAAGGACGCGCTATCGCCCGAGACCCTGCATCGCTGCATCCAGAACGCGCTGATGCATGGCGCGCTGGAGGCAAAGCTCGAGCAGAAGCGGCAGTCGCTCGAAATCTTCACCCGAGCCATGGCGCATGATCTCAAAGAGCCGCTGCGCACAATCAAGTCCTTCAGCCGCATCCTGCACGGCTCGGCCGAATTGCCGGCCGAAGACCGCGAGCTTCTCGATTATATCCTGAGCGCCGCCGACCACATGGAAGATCTGATCGTCAAGGTCTCGGGCTTCACGAGGCTGGAGGTTTCGAGCGAGCTCGAGCTGAAGCCGGTCCCGCTGTCGGCCGTGCTCGATCAGGTGGAGCACAATCTGCACCAGCAGATCGAAAGCCGGCAGGCGATCATCATCCGCGGGCAGCTGCCGGAGGTGATGGGTGACGCGACGCTGCTGATCCAGCTTTTACAGAACCTCGTCTCCAATGCGATCCGCTATTGTGAGAATACCGTTCCGGAGGTGCGCGTTTCGGCCATAGCAGACAGGGGGATATGCCGCCTGACGGTCGCTGACAACGGGCCGGGCATCGACCCTGATCATCGGGAGCTTATCTTCCAGCCCTTCAAGCGTCTCGTCGGCCGCGGCATCGAAGGCACGGGGCTCGGGCTTGCCATATGCCGTCGCATCGCGCAGCTGCATGGCGGCTCGATCTGGTGCGAGGCGAAGACCGGAAGGGGTGCGACCTTCCTGCTCGAAGTACCGCTCGCAAAGATATCAGGCGATCAGCCGGTCATCCGCGGGCAGCCGCAGACGGCAAAAGCATCCGACCATATGACCGAGAGCCGCGGCAGGCTCGCCGAAGTGCTGCTGGTGGAAGACAGCCCGGCGGATATCCAGCTTCTGAAGATCAAGTTGATGCGGCGCGAGAAGGTGAATTTCAACCTGCATGTGGCGACCAACGGCCGCGAGGCGATGCGGCTTCTGGAACAGCGCGCCGGCGTTCCGGACGAACCCCAGATCGACCTGATGCTGCTCGATATCAACATGCCGATCATGGATGGTTTTGAGGTGCTGAACGCACTCTCAGCCGATCAGCGGCTGAACCGGATTCCGGTCTGCGTGCTCAGCACGTCAAGCGACGAAAGCGACATGCAACGGGCAAAAGACCTCGGCGCGCTCGCCTATATGGTCAAGCCGCCGACGTTGCAACAACTCGAAGAAGCATTGGAGGAGGTCGACACGCTGGAGCTCCTGCCGCGCGGTGATGCACTTGTACTTTTTGCGGAACAAAATTAG
- a CDS encoding response regulator: MLLRDMQPILIVEDSEDDFEATMRAFKRTNLRNPIRWAASGQEALDVLATMAPKPGLILLDLNMPGLDGRKTLEAIKSNAHWRKIPVVILTTSDDERDIEGCYALGANTYVQKPVDLDGLFAAIQRLKEYWFEIAILPLEG, encoded by the coding sequence ATGCTGCTGCGTGACATGCAACCGATCCTCATCGTCGAGGATAGCGAGGACGATTTCGAAGCAACGATGCGCGCCTTCAAGCGCACCAATCTGCGCAACCCCATCCGTTGGGCCGCCTCCGGTCAGGAAGCGCTCGACGTGCTCGCCACGATGGCGCCGAAGCCCGGCCTCATCCTGCTCGACCTCAACATGCCGGGCCTCGACGGGCGCAAGACCCTGGAAGCGATCAAATCCAATGCGCATTGGCGCAAGATCCCGGTCGTGATCCTCACGACGTCGGACGACGAGCGCGACATCGAGGGCTGTTACGCGCTCGGCGCCAACACCTATGTACAGAAGCCTGTCGATCTCGACGGACTGTTCGCCGCCATCCAGCGGCTCAAGGAATACTGGTTCGAAATCGCAATCCTGCCTTTAGAGGGGTGA